From the genome of Vicia villosa cultivar HV-30 ecotype Madison, WI linkage group LG2, Vvil1.0, whole genome shotgun sequence, one region includes:
- the LOC131653137 gene encoding large ribosomal subunit protein uL6c, whose product MASSITSSFHISNFKSAFVGDRSRLRVSSAPATHVGLSRKIIECKESRIGKQPIPVPSNVTIKLEGQDIQVKGPLGELSLTYPREVKVERQEEGILKVSKAFETRRANQMHGLFRTLTDNLVVGVSKGFEKKLQLIGVGYRAMVEGNEVVLNLGFSHPVRMPIPDGLKVKVDENTRITVSGYNKSDIGQFAASIRKWRPPEPYKGKGIKYEDEVVRRKEGKAGKKK is encoded by the exons ATGGCTTCTTCCATTACCTCTTCTTTTCATATCAG CAATTTTAAGTCTGCTTTTGTTGGCGATAGAAGTAGGCTAAGAGTTTCAAGTGCTCCTGCTACTCATGTTGGTCTCTCTAGAAAGATCATAGAATGTAAGGAATCAAGAATTGGGAAACAACCCATTCCTGTTCCATCCAATGTTACTATCAAATTGGAAGGGCAGGATATACAAGTGAAAGGTCCTTTAGGAGAGCTTTCGTTAACTTATCCTCGAGAAGTCAAGGTTGAGAGGCAAGAGGAAGGGATTTTAAAGGTCAGTAAAGCCTTCGAAACCAGAAGGGCGAACCAAATGCATGGGCTTTTCAG GACACTTACAGACAACCTGGTGGTTGGAGTATCTAAAGGTTTCGAAAAAAAACTTCAACTTATCGGTGTCGGTTATCGTGCTATGGTAGAAGGAAATGAAGTAGTGTTGAATCTTGGATTTTCTCATCCTGTAAGGATGCCAATCCCTGATGGTCTAAAAGTGAAGGTGGACGAAAACACCAGAATCACAGTTAGTGGATATAACAAGTCTGATATTGGTCAGTTTGCGGCTTCGATTAGAAAATGGAGACCCCCGGAACCGTACAAAGGTAAGGGTATCAAATATGAAGATGAAGTTGTAAGGAGAAAGGAAGGAAAGGCAGGGAAGAAGAAGTGA